Proteins co-encoded in one Dendropsophus ebraccatus isolate aDenEbr1 chromosome 9, aDenEbr1.pat, whole genome shotgun sequence genomic window:
- the LOC138800541 gene encoding baculoviral IAP repeat-containing protein 2-like isoform X1, translating to MSDENQIRIILQKMLNADKKKKKAASKAKAASQMDGGKAADQKRSAGAGTSSKPLESQKSGEDVKPKNGRKLKISGVLGGSYSMEKPIEKMDATGGAVGCKQKQKEKMKEDVSPRRTRRQPTRVKKHFVTTNRAKLIKLITHVEPVLDDLLDQKLLIKEQYDIIRKESTNQNKMRKLYDYVPSWGPKDNDKFLRSLKKHNPVPIKNLMKKQRK from the exons ATGAGCGATGAAAATCAGATCCGAATAATTCTACAGAAAATGCTGAATGCAG ataaaaagaaaaagaaagcagcAAGTAAAGCTAAGGCCG CGTCTCAGATGGATGGTGGAAAGGCTGCAGACCAGAAGAGGAGCGCTGGAGCAGGAACCAGCTCTAAGCCCTTGGAAAGCCAAAAGTCTGGTGAAGATGTCAAACCAAAAAACGGTAGAAAATTGAAAATCAGTGGAGTATTGGGTG GGTCATATTCCATGGAAAAGCCAATTGAAAAGATGGATGCGACAGGTGGAGCTGTGGGCTGCAAACAAAAGCAAAAGGAGAAAATGAAGGAAGATGTATCTCCAAGAAGGACAAGAAGACAACCAACGAGAG TTAAGAAACATTTTGTTACTACAAATCGGGCGAAGTTAATAAAGTTAATCACACATGTGGAGCCGGTCCTGGACGATCTTCTGGATCAAAAACTACTAATAAAGGAACAATACGATATCATAAGGAAGGAAAGCACCAACCAGAACAAGATGAGGAAACTCTACGATTACGTGCCATCCTGGGGTCCAAAAGATAACGATAAATTCCTCAGAAGTTTGAAGAAACACAATCCTGTTCCCATAAAGAATCTTATGAAAAAACAAAGAAAGTAG
- the LOC138800541 gene encoding apoptosis-associated speck-like protein containing a CARD isoform X2: MSDENQIRIILQKMLNADKKKKKAASKAKAASQMDGGKAADQKRSAGAGTSSKPLESQKSGEDVKPKNGSYSMEKPIEKMDATGGAVGCKQKQKEKMKEDVSPRRTRRQPTRVKKHFVTTNRAKLIKLITHVEPVLDDLLDQKLLIKEQYDIIRKESTNQNKMRKLYDYVPSWGPKDNDKFLRSLKKHNPVPIKNLMKKQRK; this comes from the exons ATGAGCGATGAAAATCAGATCCGAATAATTCTACAGAAAATGCTGAATGCAG ataaaaagaaaaagaaagcagcAAGTAAAGCTAAGGCCG CGTCTCAGATGGATGGTGGAAAGGCTGCAGACCAGAAGAGGAGCGCTGGAGCAGGAACCAGCTCTAAGCCCTTGGAAAGCCAAAAGTCTGGTGAAGATGTCAAACCAAAAAACG GGTCATATTCCATGGAAAAGCCAATTGAAAAGATGGATGCGACAGGTGGAGCTGTGGGCTGCAAACAAAAGCAAAAGGAGAAAATGAAGGAAGATGTATCTCCAAGAAGGACAAGAAGACAACCAACGAGAG TTAAGAAACATTTTGTTACTACAAATCGGGCGAAGTTAATAAAGTTAATCACACATGTGGAGCCGGTCCTGGACGATCTTCTGGATCAAAAACTACTAATAAAGGAACAATACGATATCATAAGGAAGGAAAGCACCAACCAGAACAAGATGAGGAAACTCTACGATTACGTGCCATCCTGGGGTCCAAAAGATAACGATAAATTCCTCAGAAGTTTGAAGAAACACAATCCTGTTCCCATAAAGAATCTTATGAAAAAACAAAGAAAGTAG
- the LOC138800541 gene encoding apoptosis-associated speck-like protein containing a CARD isoform X3, whose amino-acid sequence MSDENQIRIILQKMLNADKKKKKAASKAKAGSYSMEKPIEKMDATGGAVGCKQKQKEKMKEDVSPRRTRRQPTRVKKHFVTTNRAKLIKLITHVEPVLDDLLDQKLLIKEQYDIIRKESTNQNKMRKLYDYVPSWGPKDNDKFLRSLKKHNPVPIKNLMKKQRK is encoded by the exons ATGAGCGATGAAAATCAGATCCGAATAATTCTACAGAAAATGCTGAATGCAG ataaaaagaaaaagaaagcagcAAGTAAAGCTAAGGCCG GGTCATATTCCATGGAAAAGCCAATTGAAAAGATGGATGCGACAGGTGGAGCTGTGGGCTGCAAACAAAAGCAAAAGGAGAAAATGAAGGAAGATGTATCTCCAAGAAGGACAAGAAGACAACCAACGAGAG TTAAGAAACATTTTGTTACTACAAATCGGGCGAAGTTAATAAAGTTAATCACACATGTGGAGCCGGTCCTGGACGATCTTCTGGATCAAAAACTACTAATAAAGGAACAATACGATATCATAAGGAAGGAAAGCACCAACCAGAACAAGATGAGGAAACTCTACGATTACGTGCCATCCTGGGGTCCAAAAGATAACGATAAATTCCTCAGAAGTTTGAAGAAACACAATCCTGTTCCCATAAAGAATCTTATGAAAAAACAAAGAAAGTAG